Within the Arthrobacter sp. UKPF54-2 genome, the region GGACAACCTTCAGCGCCAGGACGGATTCGCGAGTGACGCCGTACTTGGCGCACCGCATGCCGCCGGCGTTGGTGGCGATATTTCCGCCGATCGAGCAGATGGCCGTGCTGGCCGGATCCGGGGCGTAGAAGAGCCCGTGTTCGCCCGCCGCGGCGTTGACCTCCGCGTTGAGGATGCCGGGCTCGACGACGATGATCTGTTCCAAGGGATCCAGCCGCAGGATGCGGTTCATGCCCGAGACGTCGAGGACGATCTCGCCCGCCTGCGCGGACGAACCCGCGGCCAGGCCGGTGCCGGCACCGCGGGCCACGATCGGCACCCGCGCCGCCGTCGCACGGACCATGGTGTCCACCACGTCGTCGATGCTGGTGGCGTACACGACGCCGTCCGGCAGCGTCTCGGGGGTGTAGCCCGACCGGTCGGTGTTGACGTCCCTGCGGGCAGCTTCCGCCGTCGAACCGTGCCGGGCAGCGGCGACCAGCGTCGCCCCGGCCCCTGAAATGGTCTCACTCACGTTGGTACTCACAAGATCTGCTCTCTATCGGTTACTTCGGTTTCTCGATCGGTGCCGGTTGCTTAGGGAACCATCCAGCCCAGCACCGGGGTGGACTGCAGGACAATAAGGATGGTCAGGAAGGCCAGCAGTGCCAGGCTCCAGCCGATGAGCTTCCGGAACAGGACGCTCTCGGCCCCGTCCAGGCCCACGGCAGCCGAGGCAACGGCCAGGTTCTGCAGGGACAGCATCTTGCCGAGGACCCCGGCGGAGGAGTTGGACGCCGCCATCAGCGTCGGCGACAGGCCCGTTTGCTGGGCTGCGGTCACCTGCAGCTGGCCGAACAGGGAGTTGGACGAGGTGTCCGAGCCGGTGAGCGCGACGCCGATCCAGCCCAGCAACGGGGACAGGAAGGCGAAGAAACCTCCGGCGGACGCCAGGGCAATGCCGAGCGAGTTCGTCTGCCCCGAGACGTTCATAACAAACGCCAGGGCCAGCACCGAGGTAACGGAGACGATCGTCCAGCGCAGCTGGAACAGCGTGTCGCGGTAAATGCGGAGTCCCCGCAGAGGTGCCAGTTTGTACAGCGCCATGGTGATGATGCCCGAGATCAACAGCAGCGTGCCGGTGGCCTTGAGGTGGTCAAGCTTGAACTTGTGGGCGGCAACCGGTTTCCCGTTGGGATCCACCGCGTCGAGCCCGGGCCATTCGAACGTCACCGAGCCCACTGCTGTGAGCCAGTTCTTCACACCCGGCAACTGGGCAATCGAGAACACCGCCATGATGATCAGATAGGGGGCAATCGCCATCCACACTTCGCCGTTGGCAGGCCTGACCGCGGCGTCGCTGCGCTCTCCGGCTGTGCCCGCCCCCGCGGGTGCACCGTTGCGGCTCACGCCACCGAGGCCGGAGGACGTTCCGTAGCCGGTACCGGACTGCGCACCGACGCTGGCCAGTTCGGCGTCGGCGGCCTCGCTGTCGGCGAGGTCGTGCATTCCGATGATCTGTGCCGGCTGCCAGTACTTCAGCATGACCAGAACCACCGCCACGGTGGCGATGGCGGCGACGACATCGGTGAGCTCCACAACCAGGAAGTTCGAGGCAACGAACTGGGCCAGGCCGAAGACGATGCCCGAGACTACGGCCACCGGCCAGGTTTGCCGGACGCCGCGCTTGCCGTCGACGATGAAGACAAGGATGAGCGGGACGATGACGGCGACAAAGGGCGTCTGGCGGCCGGCCATGGAGCTGAGGTCGTGAAGTGGGATGCCGGTGACACCGTTAAGGGCAATGATCGGCGCGGCCATGGCTCCGAACGCCACGGGGGCCGTATTGGCCAGCAGCGCCACGATGGCTGACTTCAGTGGCTTCATGCCGGCCGCCATGAGCATCGCACCGGAAATTGCCACCGGGGCGCCGAAGCCTGCCAGGGCCTCCAGCAGCGCCCCGAAACAGAACGCGATCAGGATCGCCAGGATGCGCAGGTCGTTGGAGATGGAGCGGATGGTCCGGCCCAGTACCTCGAACCAGGGCGTATCCACCGTCAGCTTGTAAATCCAGAGCGCATTGATGAGGATCCAGAGGATCGGGAAGATGGCATAGAAGGCGCCCTGGCCGGCGGCGCTGAGCACCTGGCCAAAGGGCATCTGCCAGCCCACGACTGCGAGCACGATGGACAGCAGCAGGC harbors:
- a CDS encoding L-lactate permease; translation: MSAVVAALPLLLLFVLLGVFRVKAPKAAIASLLLSIVLAVVGWQMPFGQVLSAAGQGAFYAIFPILWILINALWIYKLTVDTPWFEVLGRTIRSISNDLRILAILIAFCFGALLEALAGFGAPVAISGAMLMAAGMKPLKSAIVALLANTAPVAFGAMAAPIIALNGVTGIPLHDLSSMAGRQTPFVAVIVPLILVFIVDGKRGVRQTWPVAVVSGIVFGLAQFVASNFLVVELTDVVAAIATVAVVLVMLKYWQPAQIIGMHDLADSEAADAELASVGAQSGTGYGTSSGLGGVSRNGAPAGAGTAGERSDAAVRPANGEVWMAIAPYLIIMAVFSIAQLPGVKNWLTAVGSVTFEWPGLDAVDPNGKPVAAHKFKLDHLKATGTLLLISGIITMALYKLAPLRGLRIYRDTLFQLRWTIVSVTSVLALAFVMNVSGQTNSLGIALASAGGFFAFLSPLLGWIGVALTGSDTSSNSLFGQLQVTAAQQTGLSPTLMAASNSSAGVLGKMLSLQNLAVASAAVGLDGAESVLFRKLIGWSLALLAFLTILIVLQSTPVLGWMVP